Proteins found in one Acidobacteriota bacterium genomic segment:
- a CDS encoding sugar ABC transporter ATP-binding protein has translation MNPSADSPPLLEMLGISKHFGATQALDGVDFVLRPEEVHALVGENGAGKSTLIKILSGALNPDSGRMRIRGRDYAPASPLDGRRAGIAVIYQELNLAPHLTVLENIMLGREIGRSGLLDRRAMRRAARDSLDLVHHPEIDLDVPVRKLGAGARQIVEIARVLAGRAGILVMDEPTSSLNKEDAQRLFAVIRTLRARGVGVVYISHFLEEVRDICDVLTVLRDGRKAGSGPIADFSMDDIIRLMVGRKIGEMFPRRERRTGEVVLRSRRLKSRNMSSEVNLELRSGEILGIAGLIGSGRTEFLRALFGLDDRTGGVMEIRGGELPPLTPGEGIRRGLGFLSEDRQGEGLALSLSVADNLTLGHFAPFVRAGLLRPGRQKKAVVDWMRKMTVKARGPAQKVSALSGGNQQKVALARLLHQESRILLLDEPTRGIDVVSKTQIYEWIAALAAEGKSVIFVSSHFPELLGVCDRIAVFHRGLLVEERDVSGWDMEALTARAVAGFGGGRNPVQA, from the coding sequence ATGAATCCCTCAGCCGACAGCCCTCCTCTCCTGGAGATGCTCGGCATCAGCAAACATTTCGGAGCGACCCAGGCTCTGGACGGCGTGGATTTTGTTTTGCGACCGGAAGAGGTTCACGCGCTCGTCGGTGAAAACGGGGCCGGAAAGAGCACCCTGATCAAGATTCTGAGCGGTGCCCTGAATCCCGACTCGGGACGGATGCGCATCCGCGGCCGGGATTATGCGCCCGCATCCCCCCTCGACGGCCGGAGGGCCGGCATCGCCGTGATCTACCAGGAACTGAACCTGGCCCCCCACTTGACCGTGCTCGAAAACATCATGCTGGGCCGTGAAATCGGCCGTTCGGGCTTGCTCGACCGCCGGGCCATGCGCCGGGCGGCCCGGGACTCGCTGGACCTCGTCCATCACCCGGAGATCGATCTCGACGTTCCGGTCCGGAAGCTCGGCGCCGGCGCCCGGCAAATCGTCGAAATCGCCCGGGTTCTTGCGGGCCGGGCCGGGATTCTGGTCATGGACGAGCCGACGAGCTCCCTGAACAAGGAGGATGCCCAACGGCTCTTCGCCGTCATCCGGACACTCCGGGCCCGGGGTGTCGGCGTCGTCTACATCAGCCATTTTCTGGAAGAAGTCCGGGACATCTGTGATGTCCTGACCGTTCTTCGGGACGGCCGCAAGGCCGGCTCCGGGCCGATCGCGGATTTTTCCATGGACGACATCATCAGGCTCATGGTGGGTCGGAAAATCGGCGAAATGTTCCCCCGGCGAGAGCGCCGGACCGGCGAGGTGGTTCTTCGTTCCCGCAGGCTGAAAAGCCGGAACATGAGTTCCGAGGTCAATCTGGAACTGCGTTCGGGCGAGATTCTGGGGATCGCCGGACTGATCGGCTCGGGCCGCACGGAGTTTCTTCGCGCCCTTTTCGGATTGGACGACCGAACCGGCGGGGTCATGGAAATCCGCGGCGGAGAGTTGCCGCCGCTCACCCCAGGCGAAGGCATCCGCCGCGGCCTGGGCTTCTTGAGCGAAGATCGCCAGGGTGAAGGCCTGGCGCTGTCTCTCTCGGTGGCCGACAACCTGACCCTGGGGCATTTTGCGCCGTTTGTCCGCGCCGGGCTGCTTCGTCCCGGACGGCAGAAAAAAGCGGTTGTTGACTGGATGCGGAAGATGACCGTCAAGGCCCGGGGGCCCGCCCAGAAAGTCTCGGCGCTTTCCGGCGGAAACCAGCAGAAAGTCGCCCTGGCCCGGCTTCTTCACCAGGAATCCCGGATCCTGCTTCTCGACGAACCCACGCGGGGAATCGATGTCGTCAGCAAAACCCAGATTTACGAGTGGATCGCGGCGCTGGCCGCCGAGGGCAAATCGGTGATCTTCGTCAGTTCCCATTTCCCGGAACTTCTGGGCGTCTGCGACCGGATCGCCGTTTTTCACCGCGGTCTCCTGGTTGAAGAGAGGGATGTTTCCGGCTGGGATATGGAAGCCTTGACGGCCCGCGCCGTTGCGGGTTTCGGAGGGGGCAGAAATCCGGTCCAAGCATAG
- a CDS encoding ABC transporter permease, whose translation MNPENRRRFQSALNILGPFLGLAFVIGLFAAMPEIRERFLMMGNIKSVAAQSVIVALGALGMTLVIISGGIDLSAASNIALSGVIAAYAVDRGLPPLAAVMLGVLTGGLVGFINGGLITRLRQVPFIVTLGMLGIARGTAKWIAGNQKIDAPLTWVNELMARFPQPEWLLMAPGIWIMIILAAVLAVVLKFTVFGRHVFAVGSNEAAARLCGIRTDRTKVWVYTLSGLFCGLAGIMEFSRLTVGDPTVAVGLELDIIAAVVIGGGSLRGGEGSVLGTMIGVFIMAFLRNGCTMMGWPNYIQEIIIGAVIVAAVSMDRLRHGDST comes from the coding sequence ATGAATCCGGAAAACCGGCGCCGTTTCCAGTCGGCGCTCAACATCCTCGGTCCTTTTCTCGGACTGGCTTTCGTTATCGGGCTGTTCGCCGCGATGCCCGAGATCCGGGAGAGGTTCCTGATGATGGGCAACATCAAGAGCGTGGCCGCCCAATCCGTCATTGTGGCCCTGGGCGCTCTGGGCATGACCCTGGTCATCATCAGCGGCGGCATCGATCTTTCGGCCGCCTCAAATATCGCCCTTTCGGGCGTGATCGCCGCCTACGCCGTCGATCGGGGGCTTCCTCCGCTTGCGGCCGTCATGCTGGGTGTTTTGACGGGCGGTCTGGTCGGTTTCATCAACGGCGGCTTGATCACCCGCTTGAGGCAGGTGCCTTTCATCGTGACACTGGGGATGCTGGGCATCGCCCGGGGGACGGCCAAATGGATCGCCGGAAACCAGAAAATCGATGCCCCTCTGACCTGGGTCAACGAACTCATGGCCCGGTTTCCCCAGCCGGAATGGCTGCTTATGGCGCCGGGCATATGGATCATGATCATTCTGGCCGCGGTTCTGGCCGTCGTTCTGAAATTTACGGTTTTCGGCCGCCATGTCTTTGCCGTGGGGTCGAACGAGGCGGCCGCCCGGTTGTGCGGCATCCGGACGGACAGGACGAAAGTCTGGGTCTACACTCTGTCAGGCCTGTTCTGCGGGTTGGCCGGGATCATGGAATTTTCCCGGCTGACCGTCGGCGATCCCACGGTGGCCGTAGGTTTGGAACTGGACATCATCGCCGCCGTCGTCATCGGCGGAGGAAGCCTCCGGGGCGGAGAGGGGAGCGTCCTGGGGACGATGATCGGCGTCTTTATCATGGCCTTTCTCCGGAACGGATGCACCATGATGGGCTGGCCGAACTATATCCAGGAAATCATCATCGGAGCCGTCATTGTGGCCGCCGTCAGTATGGATCGCCTGCGTCACGGAGATTCGACATGA
- a CDS encoding GHMP kinase, whose product MMSSRWIHARAPLRINDIGGWTDTWFARDGHVLNIAVGPAVEVQLRARPVRKGEKPRIRIHAENFGRVVDVDPENPGEGPHPLLRHAATAIPAPQGLDIEVAVYSPVPAGISAGTSASVCAAILGAFDRLSGTGYGPEDFVRLAHEVETVKLGLQSGVQDQICAVYGGICDIAMAGYPQARVRKLRLRQNTLRELERRLSLLYLGKPHDSSSVHEQVIARLESGRESARVEALDTMKELALRAAGDLEHGDLEAYGRAMIENNECQRRLSEDLISPEADAAAGIARACGASGWKVNGAGGRGGSMTILACRDDSARRRMIVEVEARGGGMRFLPVRISETGLEAWDVA is encoded by the coding sequence ATGATGTCTTCCCGCTGGATCCATGCCCGCGCTCCCCTGCGCATCAACGACATCGGCGGCTGGACCGACACCTGGTTCGCCCGGGATGGCCATGTTCTCAATATCGCCGTCGGGCCGGCCGTCGAAGTCCAGCTCCGAGCCCGGCCGGTCCGAAAAGGCGAGAAGCCCCGCATCCGGATTCATGCCGAAAATTTCGGCCGGGTTGTGGACGTTGATCCGGAAAACCCGGGCGAAGGCCCCCATCCGCTGTTGCGCCACGCCGCGACGGCGATTCCGGCGCCGCAGGGTCTGGATATCGAGGTCGCCGTCTATTCGCCGGTTCCGGCGGGCATCTCCGCGGGAACGTCGGCCTCGGTCTGCGCGGCGATTCTGGGAGCTTTCGACAGGCTGTCCGGCACCGGATACGGCCCGGAGGATTTCGTGCGATTGGCCCATGAGGTGGAGACCGTGAAACTCGGTCTCCAGAGCGGTGTCCAGGATCAGATCTGCGCCGTTTACGGCGGAATCTGCGACATCGCCATGGCCGGATATCCGCAGGCCCGGGTCCGGAAGCTCCGCCTTCGCCAAAATACGCTGCGGGAACTGGAACGCCGGCTTTCCCTTCTTTATCTCGGAAAACCTCACGATTCCTCCTCGGTTCATGAACAGGTCATCGCCCGGCTCGAATCCGGCCGGGAATCGGCGCGCGTCGAGGCGCTCGATACCATGAAGGAACTGGCCCTCCGGGCGGCCGGGGATCTCGAGCACGGCGACCTGGAGGCCTACGGCCGGGCCATGATCGAAAACAACGAATGCCAGAGGAGACTCTCCGAAGACCTGATATCTCCCGAGGCCGATGCCGCCGCCGGGATCGCCCGGGCCTGCGGGGCATCGGGCTGGAAGGTCAACGGCGCCGGCGGACGGGGAGGATCCATGACCATCCTGGCCTGCCGGGACGATTCCGCCAGGCGGCGGATGATCGTGGAGGTTGAGGCCCGGGGCGGAGGGATGCGCTTTCTCCCGGTGCGGATTTCCGAAACCGGTCTCGAAGCCTGGGACGTCGCCTGA
- a CDS encoding Spy/CpxP family protein refolding chaperone has product MKKFGVAAAALAMFLTLALIPATAEAQPARWAGRAMMTADPLNLTPEQEEKIEDLWKARMDKMTAFQDEMMKLQLEMDTLMRDPKADAKKIEGLIDRMSALRAEHQKEALRHRRSVESVLTPEQLEKLQTFRGRFAGRGMMPGRGGVGMGLMPGMRGMGGGYCLLGLDGWDGYRGHGFMDRSFGRGMPDRGRRPARGMWRRW; this is encoded by the coding sequence ATGAAAAAATTCGGTGTTGCCGCGGCGGCTCTGGCGATGTTCCTGACCCTGGCGCTGATTCCCGCGACGGCGGAGGCCCAGCCGGCCCGATGGGCGGGAAGGGCCATGATGACCGCGGATCCGCTGAATCTGACTCCCGAGCAGGAGGAAAAAATCGAGGACCTCTGGAAAGCCCGCATGGATAAAATGACGGCCTTTCAGGATGAAATGATGAAGCTCCAGCTCGAAATGGACACACTCATGCGCGACCCCAAGGCCGATGCGAAGAAAATCGAGGGGCTGATTGATCGGATGTCCGCGCTTCGCGCCGAGCACCAGAAAGAAGCGCTCCGCCACCGCCGGAGTGTCGAAAGCGTGCTGACTCCGGAACAGTTGGAGAAGCTTCAAACTTTCCGCGGCCGGTTCGCGGGCCGGGGTATGATGCCGGGCCGGGGCGGCGTCGGCATGGGGCTGATGCCGGGAATGAGAGGAATGGGGGGCGGATACTGTCTTCTAGGTCTGGATGGTTGGGACGGTTATCGTGGCCACGGTTTCATGGACCGGTCTTTTGGCCGGGGTATGCCCGATCGGGGCCGTCGACCCGCCCGGGGCATGTGGCGTCGCTGGTAA
- a CDS encoding DUF6600 domain-containing protein, giving the protein MRKASLVFIGILAAVPLAFGGASEEYYGNSYARMNYVQGDVYVQRTSDLGYENGEVNLPVVEGDKIGTRDGRVEIHLGRNNYLRLGPNTVVDVVRLPRRGDDRINIHVIEGGVFLRVSELPVEKGIEAHTLDASVYVIEEGLYRIEAGVSGGSEFYAYEGSLEIAGEEGSVILNAYERLHASNGRFMSNPEFFRAGSGDFERWNVSRDDLLSARSGSRYLPSEIYEYEDELNRSGRWVYERPYGYVWIPLHVQVDWRPYHYGRWVWYPVIGWTWVSSEPWGWSVYRYGRWHWRLGLGWYWIPTRHWGPAWVHWHWDAHYVAWSPLSYYNYPVVIINNRFYDRYSDRHYPVHSRALTVVHRAQLQSRAVHRNALRADRVSSLSAVNLRARQPDIRPSIDRSSAVSGVARNVLSKSSVRPVERPSSVFSRSSPMPVRRLSSSGEAPRSIRERAPAASPQGLSRAGDPVRREGSGSAPGRIGSSESPKPESLRRLPEPGETIKSYPPRSKLPSFGQPARPVSGEEKKGSVPERKGEPPAQVKKDPDKTVMSTRNSAPSSRSESASRLRIPERPSSSRVAAPSSTRSAASPRNSGSTSRLRIPERTSSSRVAAPASSTRRPATSPSSGSVSRLRIPERATSSRVAAPSSAGRSYSPPASVTRSGSAGRSSSPPRSSSVRSGSTSRSYSPPASSVRSGSSARSSSPPASSIRSGSASRSSSSGSSRSSGGPKKK; this is encoded by the coding sequence ATGAGAAAAGCAAGCCTGGTTTTCATCGGCATCCTGGCCGCCGTCCCCCTGGCTTTCGGCGGCGCCTCCGAGGAATATTACGGGAACAGTTACGCCCGGATGAACTATGTCCAGGGCGATGTCTATGTCCAGAGAACATCGGATCTCGGCTACGAAAACGGCGAGGTCAATCTGCCCGTTGTCGAGGGCGACAAGATCGGAACCCGGGACGGCCGCGTGGAAATTCATCTCGGGAGGAACAACTATCTCCGCCTGGGGCCCAACACCGTTGTGGATGTCGTTCGTCTTCCCCGAAGAGGCGATGACCGCATCAACATACATGTCATCGAAGGCGGCGTGTTTCTGAGAGTCAGCGAACTCCCGGTCGAAAAGGGCATCGAAGCGCACACCCTTGACGCTTCCGTCTATGTCATCGAGGAAGGACTGTATCGCATCGAGGCCGGCGTCTCGGGCGGAAGCGAATTTTACGCCTACGAGGGATCCCTGGAGATCGCCGGCGAGGAAGGCTCGGTCATCCTCAATGCCTATGAGAGACTTCACGCGTCGAACGGCCGTTTCATGTCCAATCCCGAGTTTTTCCGGGCCGGATCGGGCGATTTCGAGAGATGGAACGTTTCGCGGGACGACCTCCTGTCGGCCAGGTCAGGCAGCCGCTATCTCCCCTCTGAAATTTACGAATATGAGGATGAGTTGAACCGCAGTGGGCGCTGGGTTTACGAGCGGCCCTACGGATATGTCTGGATTCCTCTTCATGTCCAGGTCGACTGGAGACCCTACCACTACGGCCGGTGGGTCTGGTATCCCGTCATCGGCTGGACCTGGGTGTCTTCGGAACCCTGGGGCTGGAGCGTGTACCGCTACGGCCGCTGGCACTGGAGGCTGGGACTCGGCTGGTACTGGATTCCCACCCGGCATTGGGGACCGGCCTGGGTGCACTGGCACTGGGATGCCCACTATGTGGCCTGGTCGCCGCTCAGCTACTACAATTACCCCGTCGTCATCATCAACAACCGCTTCTACGACAGATACAGCGACAGGCACTACCCCGTCCATTCCCGAGCTTTGACCGTCGTCCACAGGGCCCAGCTCCAGTCGCGCGCCGTTCATAGAAACGCCTTGAGAGCCGACCGGGTGTCCTCGCTGAGCGCCGTCAATCTCCGGGCCCGTCAGCCTGATATCCGTCCTTCGATCGACCGCTCGAGCGCGGTCTCGGGAGTCGCCAGGAACGTGCTGTCCAAGAGCTCCGTCCGCCCGGTGGAACGGCCATCCTCGGTCTTCAGCCGATCTTCGCCGATGCCGGTTCGCAGGCTGTCGTCTTCCGGTGAAGCCCCCCGTTCCATCCGGGAACGCGCCCCGGCCGCCTCACCTCAGGGCCTTTCCCGGGCCGGCGATCCCGTCCGGAGAGAGGGATCGGGATCCGCTCCCGGGCGAATCGGTTCATCCGAAAGCCCGAAGCCCGAATCTCTCAGGCGTCTCCCAGAGCCCGGGGAGACCATAAAAAGCTATCCGCCCCGCTCCAAGCTGCCGTCCTTCGGGCAGCCGGCCAGGCCCGTCTCAGGCGAGGAGAAGAAGGGCTCCGTGCCGGAGCGCAAAGGCGAGCCTCCGGCTCAAGTCAAAAAAGACCCGGACAAAACGGTGATGTCGACCCGCAACTCGGCGCCTTCGTCAAGATCCGAATCGGCATCCCGACTCCGCATTCCTGAGCGACCCAGCTCGAGCCGTGTTGCGGCGCCGTCGTCCACCCGCTCGGCGGCATCGCCGCGAAACTCGGGGTCGACATCCCGTCTGCGAATTCCCGAGCGGACAAGTTCGAGCCGGGTTGCGGCGCCCGCATCGTCCACCCGTCGACCGGCGACATCGCCAAGCTCCGGATCCGTGTCCCGTCTCCGCATTCCTGAGCGGGCAACCTCGAGCCGTGTTGCGGCCCCGTCATCCGCCGGCCGCTCTTATTCGCCTCCGGCCTCAGTCACGAGATCCGGCTCCGCCGGTCGTTCGTCCTCACCGCCCCGGTCCTCGTCTGTGCGATCCGGATCGACGAGCCGCTCCTATTCGCCTCCGGCCTCGTCGGTGAGATCGGGCTCCTCCGCTCGTTCGTCCTCGCCGCCGGCTTCGTCCATTAGATCGGGCTCGGCGTCCCGTTCTTCCTCTTCAGGTTCGTCCCGGTCTTCAGGGGGTCCTAAGAAAAAATAG
- a CDS encoding HAD family phosphatase, with the protein MNGIRAVICDLGRVILWFDSGIFYENLARRCGIAPDQVREAAYLGGNLYEAFDRGILTPEEFHRRYRGNLGIEIDCETFFEDYNAIFSLNRPVLDVLIGLKRVGTGLVLLSNTDIERFGYIRRTFPEIRIFDDYVLSYELGHLKPEAEIYREAVRRAGCAPSSCLFIDDMEANVRGAVEAGLKGVLYTPQTDLAAELRTLGLDV; encoded by the coding sequence GTGAACGGCATCCGGGCCGTCATCTGCGACCTGGGCCGCGTCATCCTCTGGTTCGACAGCGGTATTTTTTATGAAAATCTGGCCCGCCGCTGTGGAATTGCTCCGGATCAGGTTCGTGAAGCCGCCTATCTGGGCGGAAATCTTTACGAGGCTTTTGATCGGGGGATTCTAACCCCGGAGGAATTTCATCGCCGCTACCGGGGCAACTTGGGGATCGAGATCGACTGCGAAACGTTTTTCGAAGATTATAACGCCATATTCTCCCTGAACCGGCCCGTCCTCGATGTTCTCATCGGGCTGAAGCGGGTCGGAACCGGGCTCGTTCTCCTGTCCAATACCGACATCGAACGCTTCGGATACATCCGGAGGACATTTCCGGAGATCCGGATCTTCGACGATTATGTTCTGTCCTATGAACTGGGTCATTTGAAGCCCGAGGCCGAAATCTATCGGGAAGCCGTGCGCCGTGCCGGGTGCGCCCCGTCCTCATGCCTCTTTATCGACGACATGGAGGCCAACGTTCGAGGCGCCGTCGAGGCCGGCCTCAAAGGGGTTCTCTATACCCCGCAAACCGACTTGGCCGCAGAACTCCGCACTCTCGGCCTGGATGTTTAG
- a CDS encoding ribonucleoside triphosphate reductase yields the protein MVCSIARIKKRDGAIVDFAQDKITHAIRKAMESNGITDPAEARTVSDIVGFVLDEKFGGYTVPSVEQIQDIVEMVLMKQGYLEVAKSYILYREKHKGIREARKTGINLERLIKDYINDADWKIRENSNEGTMSFSGLNARVSGEVLSNFALNHLYTEQVRKAHTEGDFHLHDLSYPIVGYCAGWSLETLLKKGFGHVPNQVHSSPARHLETATLHMVNFIGTMQGEFAGAQAFSSVDTLLAPFVRNDGLTCEQVKQDIQKLIFGLNVPSRWGWQTPFSNLTFDWTIPEDMKNKKVIVGGRTLDFLYGDCQEEADWINRAFLELMIEGDQKGRVFTFPIPTYNLTKDFDWDSPNARLLFEATAKYGIPYFQNYIGTDMNPGDIRAMCCRLNLDQRELMRRPGSIWGPGDSTGSIGVVTINLNRAAYEADSRETFQARIRELMLLGREALETKRDIVNGMLARGIMPYTRAYLGHFDNHFSTIGVCGMHEACLNLIGRGISTPEGKELAVDTLNFMRGVLTEFQEHTGHLYNLEATPAESTAYRLARLDREKYPRIITSGTDKYPYLTNSTQLNVDATRDVFDAIRHQTDIQPLYTGGTIFHAFLPEAIDADTCRKLVRKISETRLPYFSITPTFSVCLDHGYIRGRHEACPDCGASTEVYSRIVGYMRPVKTWNDGKQQEFKDRTPFAEIV from the coding sequence ATGGTCTGTTCGATTGCACGCATTAAGAAAAGAGACGGGGCGATCGTCGATTTCGCTCAGGATAAGATCACCCACGCCATTCGGAAGGCCATGGAGTCCAACGGCATCACCGACCCCGCGGAGGCCCGGACGGTTTCCGATATCGTCGGTTTCGTCCTGGACGAAAAATTCGGCGGCTACACGGTGCCCTCCGTCGAGCAGATCCAGGACATCGTGGAAATGGTCCTGATGAAACAGGGCTATCTTGAGGTGGCCAAGTCCTATATCCTCTATCGGGAAAAGCACAAAGGGATTCGTGAAGCCCGCAAGACCGGAATCAACCTCGAGCGCCTGATCAAGGACTACATCAACGACGCCGACTGGAAAATCCGGGAAAACAGCAACGAAGGGACGATGAGCTTTTCAGGGCTCAACGCCCGTGTTTCCGGCGAGGTGCTTTCGAATTTCGCCCTCAATCACCTCTACACCGAGCAGGTCCGCAAAGCCCACACCGAAGGCGATTTCCATCTCCACGACCTCTCCTATCCGATCGTCGGCTACTGCGCCGGCTGGTCGCTGGAAACGCTGCTCAAGAAAGGTTTCGGTCACGTCCCCAACCAGGTCCATTCGTCTCCCGCCCGGCATCTCGAGACGGCGACCCTCCACATGGTCAATTTCATCGGCACCATGCAGGGGGAATTCGCCGGCGCCCAGGCCTTCTCGAGCGTCGACACTCTTCTTGCGCCTTTCGTCCGGAACGACGGCCTGACCTGCGAACAGGTCAAACAGGACATCCAGAAGCTTATCTTCGGTCTCAACGTGCCCTCGCGCTGGGGATGGCAGACGCCCTTCTCCAACCTGACCTTCGACTGGACGATTCCCGAGGACATGAAGAACAAAAAGGTTATCGTCGGCGGCCGGACGCTCGATTTCCTCTACGGCGATTGCCAGGAGGAGGCGGACTGGATCAACCGGGCCTTCCTGGAGCTCATGATCGAGGGCGACCAGAAAGGCCGCGTCTTCACCTTTCCGATCCCGACCTACAACCTGACCAAGGATTTCGATTGGGATTCTCCGAACGCCCGGCTTCTCTTCGAAGCCACGGCCAAGTACGGGATTCCCTATTTCCAGAATTACATCGGGACCGACATGAATCCCGGCGACATCCGGGCCATGTGCTGCCGCCTCAACCTCGATCAGAGAGAGCTCATGCGCCGTCCCGGCAGTATCTGGGGTCCCGGTGATTCCACGGGATCGATCGGCGTCGTCACCATCAATCTCAACCGGGCCGCCTACGAAGCCGACAGCCGCGAGACCTTCCAGGCCCGCATCCGGGAACTCATGCTCCTGGGCCGGGAAGCCCTGGAAACCAAGCGCGACATCGTGAACGGCATGCTGGCGCGCGGCATCATGCCCTACACGCGGGCTTATCTCGGGCACTTCGACAACCATTTTTCGACGATCGGCGTCTGCGGCATGCACGAGGCCTGTCTCAACCTCATCGGGCGGGGGATCTCAACGCCCGAGGGCAAGGAGCTGGCCGTCGACACCCTGAATTTCATGCGCGGCGTTCTCACCGAATTCCAGGAACACACCGGGCATCTCTACAATCTTGAAGCGACGCCGGCGGAATCGACCGCATACAGGCTGGCCCGGCTCGACCGGGAAAAATACCCGCGGATCATCACCTCGGGGACGGATAAATACCCGTATCTCACCAACTCGACCCAGCTCAACGTCGACGCCACCCGGGATGTCTTCGACGCCATCCGCCATCAGACCGACATCCAGCCTCTCTATACGGGCGGAACGATCTTCCACGCCTTTCTGCCGGAAGCCATCGATGCGGACACCTGCCGCAAGCTCGTCCGGAAGATCTCCGAAACCCGCCTGCCCTATTTTTCCATCACGCCGACCTTCAGCGTTTGCCTCGACCACGGTTATATCCGCGGCCGGCATGAGGCCTGTCCCGATTGCGGGGCCTCGACCGAAGTCTACTCCCGCATCGTCGGCTATATGAGGCCCGTCAAGACCTGGAACGACGGCAAACAGCAGGAGTTCAAGGACCGGACGCCGTTTGCGGAAATCGTTTGA
- a CDS encoding glutaredoxin domain-containing protein yields MELLMFTYPNCEKCEALKSHLKENGASYAEYDLTRPEGKTRIREFIREIRRDASGAVILPTLVALEEGRPPAVVTNPEEYDAWLKSRA; encoded by the coding sequence GTGGAACTTCTGATGTTTACCTATCCGAATTGCGAGAAATGCGAGGCGTTGAAGAGCCATCTCAAAGAGAACGGCGCATCCTACGCGGAGTACGACCTGACCCGCCCCGAGGGGAAAACCCGGATCCGCGAATTCATCCGCGAGATCCGGCGGGATGCGTCGGGCGCCGTGATCCTGCCCACGCTTGTCGCCTTGGAGGAGGGACGGCCGCCGGCCGTGGTCACCAATCCCGAGGAGTACGACGCGTGGCTGAAATCAAGGGCTTAG
- a CDS encoding anaerobic ribonucleoside-triphosphate reductase activating protein, protein MAEIKGLEKFSSKDFPGHISSTVFVGGCNFRCPFCHNADLVLKPETLETMPMDFFLSYLDGRRDWLEGICLSGGEPLLHEDIETLIRVIKDRNLLVKIDTNGSFPARLENIVEAGLVDQAALDVKAPPEKYARTVRAAADPGDMARSAAVLRSSGLPFVFRTTYVPGLLGREDMLRIGEWLGGPGVFQLQAFVPRNTLDPAFLDVRPFPREEMLFAAEMLRSFFPEVRIEGVES, encoded by the coding sequence GTGGCTGAAATCAAGGGCTTAGAAAAGTTTTCCTCCAAGGACTTTCCCGGCCATATCTCATCGACCGTTTTTGTCGGCGGCTGCAATTTCCGCTGCCCGTTCTGCCATAACGCCGATCTCGTGCTCAAACCCGAGACTCTCGAAACGATGCCCATGGATTTTTTCCTGTCCTATCTCGACGGGAGACGGGACTGGCTTGAGGGCATCTGTCTTTCGGGCGGAGAGCCCCTGCTTCATGAGGATATCGAAACCCTGATCCGGGTCATCAAGGACCGCAACCTTCTTGTCAAGATCGACACGAACGGCTCTTTTCCCGCCCGGCTGGAAAACATCGTCGAAGCCGGGCTTGTCGATCAGGCGGCGCTCGACGTCAAAGCTCCGCCGGAGAAATATGCCCGGACGGTGCGGGCGGCCGCCGATCCCGGCGACATGGCCCGCAGTGCCGCCGTCCTCCGGTCATCCGGTCTTCCGTTCGTTTTTCGGACGACCTATGTTCCGGGCCTGCTCGGACGCGAAGACATGCTTCGGATCGGAGAGTGGCTGGGCGGACCCGGGGTCTTTCAGCTCCAGGCCTTCGTTCCCCGCAACACCCTCGATCCCGCCTTTCTGGATGTCCGCCCGTTTCCGCGGGAAGAAATGCTTTTCGCCGCGGAGATGCTCCGCTCGTTTTTCCCGGAAGTTCGCATTGAAGGAGTGGAATCATGA
- the dut gene encoding dUTP diphosphatase, producing MKLAVKRIHPDAKLPVRGHPGDAGLDLFAVEDGLLAPGEIRPISTGIQVAVPAGHVGLIWDKSGISLQGVHRLAGVVDAGYRGEVRVVLANLGRESFEIRKGMKIAQMLVQAVAAPEVVEMDELDVTSRGEDGFGSTGRY from the coding sequence ATGAAGCTGGCCGTGAAACGCATTCACCCCGACGCCAAATTGCCGGTTCGCGGACACCCCGGCGATGCCGGCCTGGACCTTTTCGCCGTCGAGGACGGACTGTTGGCGCCCGGCGAGATCCGGCCCATATCGACCGGAATCCAAGTCGCCGTTCCCGCCGGACATGTCGGACTGATCTGGGACAAAAGCGGGATATCCCTCCAGGGGGTTCACCGTCTGGCCGGAGTCGTCGACGCCGGATATCGCGGCGAGGTCCGTGTCGTTCTTGCCAACCTGGGCCGGGAGTCCTTCGAGATCCGAAAAGGCATGAAAATCGCCCAAATGCTCGTTCAGGCCGTGGCCGCCCCCGAGGTCGTTGAAATGGACGAACTCGATGTGACCTCACGCGGCGAAGACGGTTTCGGCAGCACCGGCCGGTATTGA